CTACAAGGTGAAACCTTTAGACTTGACCACAATCACAACATCCACAGGGCCGGGCTACTCTAGTGTGCCTGTGAGAGGAAATGGGGGCGGCTCCAGGCAGAGCAGGGGGCCCCACAGGGTGAGACACCAGGGCAGAGCGAGGACCACCAATATCCACGGGGACAGGGGGTGGAGAACTGGCCACACTTGCCGGGCCACGGGGTGAGGGCAGTGTCCCTTCCTCCAGGCACCCCGAGTCCAGGGCAGCTCCCGCACCCGGCTATGGAGGGCAGCTGGACCTCTGACCCCGGAGTGGGCAGGTGAGCCCTGGCTGGCTCACGAGGGGAATGGCCCCCTGCCAGGCTGGTCCACTGGAGGCTGGAGGACACATGCCCAGGGCCATGATGCTCCCTCCTCAGGACCTCTGGCCCTGAGCTGGGGACTAATGGGACCGGAGGAACTTGGGGGGCACAGCCCAGGCACCCAGGAGGCCACCTTCTCTTGGCCCCAGATGACCCACAGCATCCACTCCCTGCTGCTGGACCGGGAGGACCTGAGGGAGGCCCCAGGAGGCCTTGGACCCTGCATGGGTGGGGCAGCCTTTGCGCCTTGGTCTGGGCCTGCTGGCCTCTAGTAGGCAGGGACCTGGTACCCTTTGGGGCTGGTGTCCAGGGTCTCGGTGAAGGGCGGGCTCTGGTAGGTCTCCGTGCCTTCCACACCGCTGCCCACCGGGTACCCCGGGTAGGTCTGGCCCGCCCCAGCACCCAGCTGCTCGGTGGCAAAGAGCGACATGTCGGTGCCCAGACGGAACCGCTGCAGGGCCTTCACGGTAAGCGCCACCTGAAGGGGAGTCCGGGGTCAGCCAGGGCTGACCCTGCCCGGACCCTTCCGGAGCCCCAGCCTAGCCGCCAGCCGGACGCACTCACCCAGCTGAGGATggagaagaagctgaaggtgatgGCGGCGCGCGCCGCGTCCCCCGCCTGCGCCGTGCCCGGCCCGGGCGCCGTGCGCTGCCACTGGTTGgtgaggaaacaaaagcccaCGAACCACAAGAAGGACCAGAGGCCTGCGGGACGGCGGACGGGCAGATCGGGGGGCGCCCCACGCAGGCGCCAGGCCCGAACAAGAAGGAGACCCCGCCCCCGGGCCTGTCCCCGCCCACTCGTTGAGAACCGCCCTCCTGGCCCCGCCCAATCCCGCCCACCCGGAAGCGCCGCGGctgggccccgccccgcccgggcccgccccggccccgcccacctgagaagcccaagtcGAGCAGCACTGCGCGGCGCCGGTCGCGAACGCTGCTGATCTGCTGGAAGCGCACGTCGAGCAGCAGGAAACCGGCGCAGGCGAGGAAGGCCCCGAGGCCGAGCGCGACTCCGAAGCGGCAGGCGCCCGCGTTGCCGTTGAAGATGCAGCGTAGCTCTGGGCCGCTGTCGGCGTTCACGTAGCCCTCGTTGACGATGGGCCCGAAGACAGCGATGGAGAACACCTGCGGGCGGCGGCGGGAGGCGCTCAGGGCCCTGCGGTGCCCCTTAGGTCTCCTAGACCACCGTGAGCGCCGACGGGCCCCTGAAGCCCTGGATCCATctcttgggggggggggatgtCTTCAGGGACCCCTCCCTTAATACCTACCTCAGGTGTAGCAACTATAGACAAAGCCTTTAGTGAGGATCTACTGTGCACTGTGCTTAAAATGGCTACATGCCTTATTAGCGCATGGAATTCTCCGAAACAACCGCGAAGGTGCCATGGTTCTTATCTGCTTTGTAGATAGGGAGCTCGGGGCTCCAGCaggtgaagtgacttgtccagggGTCACATGGTTGGTAAGAGCCAGGGCTGGCATTCAAGCTGTGTCCTCTGTACCTTGTGGAGCCCGAAGTGTCTCCCATGGCCCACTCCAGAGCGTGGGGACAGGAACTGTGACCCCCAGGCCTGAGTCAGCAGGGTTGGGAGAGTAGATgtggagtggggagagagggggcATGGGGCGCACAGCAGAGGGACGGCTGCACAGAGCTGTCAGCCAGGACCTCTGTGCACCCTGCCTTCAGCATGCCCGAGCTGTGCAGTCTTGTTTCCCAGCATGCCAAATGTAGCAGGCACGACTCATGGGGCGGTTGGGTCAGAAATAATGCCCACCCAGCATCCTGCACTTTGTGGGCACTCCAGTCTGGGATTAATCATCAGTACCATCCATGAGTTCTGGGGTTCAGTCAGACCTCAGTGCCCTGTGGCTGGAAGGCAAGGGAGGTGGTGTTAAgagttagtccctcagtcatgtctgactctttgcaaccccatggactgtagccacagTCCTTTTAAACCAGATGCTGCTCTAAGAGCCCTGGGCAGCCATctgtttctaaaaaaagaaaagacctcaaatttctacttcatttttctgctttcctGCCCCAGCTCCTAGAGGCTAAGAGGGAAACCAAAGTGCAAGATACGGACATGTACCCCCAGATTGGTCCACCAGTTGGGTCAGAGCTGGAACCAGAACGTAGGGTCCCTAGTATCTGGTCTAACCAGAGTCACTCcaccccagggcccctgccccaccctgagAACCACCCTCCTGGAAGACAGGTGAGTAGATGCCAGCACCAGCTGCCAGCAGGTGGGCACAACCCAGAACTTGGCATTCCACCTTCCGTGTCTCCTGCCTGGACGGATGGGAAGGAGGAGCAGGCCACTGGGCCTAGGGTTGCTCCAGCGGGCTAGGCTGCACCAAATCTGCCCCTCCCacaccacctccaggaagccctcccagtGCAGAGCCCCTTCCAGCTGCCCCACGCAGAGGAATCCcgaagcacccccacccccaactcacgGTTGCAACTGGGGGGCCTGAGAAGGGCCAGTTCCCTTCGAAGGAGCCGGGAGGATGTGCGCGCAGGAGAAGCAAGGGGGAGGCTCGGCCAGATTCTCTCGGTTCCGGTAGCCTCTCCTCGTGCTGAGGCTGAGCGCCCAAGCCCTCCGCGAATCCCGTCCCCACCCCTGTGCCCGTTTCCAGGCGTGAACACAGGAAAAACGGAGCGAGGGCTGAGGAAGGGCACTGAATTAGACCTAAGGAAGAACTGCGAGGTGGGTGCAGAGGGTGGTGACCTCTCAAGGTCCCCGGCTGTCTCCGCCGGCCCCTCCCCCGCCGGCAGGTGGGCGCACCCAGCCCGGTGACGTCACCCTAACCTGCGGCCGCGGGGGAAGGGCCGGCGTGGATGGGGAAGGGGCGAAGGGCAGGGGCGAGGCGCAGGTGTTCGGGATGCGGGAGACGAGGAGAGGTGGGAGCGGGTatcggggcgggggctggggtcGGCCACTCACCCAGGATGCGACCCGCAGCAGGGTCTGGGGCCGCCGCGCGAAGCTCACAGGGTCCAGGGCTGCCCCCGCGCGTCCCGCGCCGAACGAGCCTCCCTCCATGGTCAGCCTGGGCGGGCCGCGCGCCCCCGGGGCCCTCTGTCCGCCTATCCGTCGGGCCGGCCCCGCCCAAGGCCGCCCGGGGATGCTGCGAGTGCTGATGCTGCCGGTGCGGCCagtgctgccgccgccgccgcctttcGGGAGCGCGCGCCCGCTGCGGCGGGGACGCGCGGGGCGGCACCGAGCCCGCGCCCCCACCCTGGTCCACGCGCGCAGGGCTGGAGCCCTCACCTCCCTCCGCCCCGCCCActttccacccccccacccccgattgGCATCACAGGACCACCCCACCCGCCAGGTCCCCACCAGGAGGCAAGGTCAAGGGGCCGAGTGCCCCCACCCCACAAATAGTCCGGAGTCAGCAGGCCCCGCAGACTTTGCGGTAGCCAGGCGGATGGACGGACCGCTGTGACCCTGCTCCTCTGAACAGGGGCCTTTGCTGAGTATGCAAGGAGGTAACAAACCCAGGGTTCCAGCGTCTCTCCCCAGCCTTCAGGGAAAGGGAACCCAGCTTTCTTGAGTCCCCCTTCTCCTTCAGAGGATTCTAGCCTCCCTAACAGGGTGGGGCACTCCTGCCCTCAGGGCACCGCCCAGGCAGGCAAAGCCCAGAGGCTGGCCGGGTGGGAGGTGGGGCGTCTCTGCTCTTATCCTGTGGCTGGATCTGGTCCTGCGGAGGGTGCCCACTGAGCCCCCTCCACACTCCTGGGTCTCCCCAACTGACTTTTGGCAGACAGTTTGGGGCAAAGCATTGGAGATGGGGAGTTTGGCAGAGCGGGTGCCTGGCTCCCTTGAACACCTGCTGGGTTTCTTCCAGAGATCACCCAGCTTGGGGTTGGACAGGGTCCCTTCCTTCATGGTCCTTCCAGGGAGCTGGGCAGGGGCCCAGGTGATGCTTGTTTCTGCCCAGgacatttgagcaaagtccaCAGTCCTTGAGCACTGATAGTGTCTGGGGTTCCACCACCCTCTGTGGAGGAGGGGACTCTTTTACCCCCTCTTTCTTCAGATGGTAAATAGCCAGTCTGGGAgtttcctggctgtccagtggttaggactcgacaCTTTCTCTGCCaaggctgggtttgatccctggtcagggaactagtaaGATCGTGTAAGCTATGCAACGtgaccaagtttaaaaaaaaacaaaacacactggTTTAGTTCCTTgatcacagaaagtgaagagccgGGATTGAAACCTAGGTCACTACCGTGCCAGGACAGATGATGCCAGTTTCTATCCAGGACATTGGGGAAAGGTGTGACCTGGTTGACTCGATGCTTTGTATATCCAGTCCCATACCTTTCACCTGTCAGCAACAGTTCCATCTCATCCATCATTCATTTCCCCTTTTACTTGATTCGTTACATCGGTGCCTAAACCTGCTACTTCCTTCCACTCCTGAACCCTCTTCCCTCCAGCTGTCACTGCTCCTTTTAGTCCCAGGGGCAATTCAGGCACTGCCATCCTTTTCCCACCCTCCTGGGAACACTTCCGATGTCACCCTCTCCTCCTACTTCCTACGTCATGGgccctttcttatctctttttcattcttcctgTGACCTTTGAGCTTAGGAGTCCCCGTGTCTGGTCCCGGGGCTCTTCTCCCTGCTCTGTGCTCACTCTCTTGGTCTCCATGCTCACAGCTTGAGCCAGGACTTTCACTTGAACTTGAGTCCCTCTTGTCTTAGCCTGGAAATCAGAGTCTACTGCAAAGTTAAGAGTTTTATTGGGAGGTGAAACTTTGAAGAAGGCAGAGTTAGGGAAGAAGGGAAGTGAggcagggaagaggggagagCCAACATGGAAGGCGTGGTCCTGAGCTGACCACAGCCCCGCTGGCTCCCAGCATGCAGGTGCCCCCGTGCTGGGGGCATCCATTGGTGTACAAAAGAGCAGTGACTTCTCCACCAGTTGCCCCTATTTCTTTGTGTCACCTGGCTCCTCTGGGCAGCCCCTGTGGAagccagtacccctgttgggccAGTGTGGTGAAGATGCTAAGGAGAGGCTGTGCTAAAGGCTGGCTCTTGCCCAGTTAGGGGCTGAGACACCCTAGGGAGAGGTGACCAGAGCTTTATGATCACAGGGGTGGGGCACACTGTTGCTGAGCCATTCCAGCTGGGAGCCAAGCCCTCGGAATGGGTGTGGATGAGAGGATCTGGGAAGGCCCTAAAGCTGGGTCCAGGTCACCCCCAAACCTGCTCCACTCATAGCCTTCTGCATCTCACTGACACACTGAGCAACTGCCTTCTTCCAGTGGCTTGGGCCAGCACTCCATAGGCACCCTGGACTCCACCTTCAATCCAGTGAtgcctcccacccaccctgggGCGAGCTTCCCTCTCAGCTGCTGCGTAGTAGGTGTTGATCCTCCCTACTCTCGGCCACCCCTGCCACATTCCAGCTAAAGTCACATCTTGCTGTTCCTCTGCTCCAGATCCTCCATGATGCATGTTTGGTCAGAGCTGGGTGTTAGAACCACATCCTTACTGGGGCCTTGAGGACCTTGTCATTCAATCTCCCCTCCTCTGATCCTTTCTCCCTCGGCTCCAGCAACTCAGCCTCCTGTTCCTAAATATCCTAGCCCACCCTTGCCTTGGAAAAGCCCCCTTCTCCTGGGGAACCAGAACCCAGATAAGGAAGCAGCAGATCGCAGAGGAATGCAGGCAGCAGGCCTGTCTGCTATTGCAAGTCCCAGCACAAAACACGCTGAAGCCAGGACTTCGGTCACTTCTCCAGCATTTTATTTTGGTCTCGAGTTCCATGGAACCTGTAAGGCCAGAGGCCGGACCGGAGGCGAGCAGCAGAGCTCGGCCCATAGGCCTCTTTCCTGACGTGCAAACAGTGCACAGCCTCCGGGGCTACAGTCACTATCCCCCACTGTCCCTCACTACAAGGTGGGGAGACACAGGCCAGACCTGGAGGGGCAAGACGGCAGTACCCAGCCAGGCCTGTGGGCTTCCTGTGTG
The sequence above is drawn from the Cervus canadensis isolate Bull #8, Minnesota chromosome 32, ASM1932006v1, whole genome shotgun sequence genome and encodes:
- the SYNGR3 gene encoding synaptogyrin-3 isoform X2; the encoded protein is MVLMINPRLECPQSAGCWVFSIAVFGPIVNEGYVNADSGPELRCIFNGNAGACRFGVALGLGAFLACAGFLLLDVRFQQISSVRDRRRAVLLDLGFSGLWSFLWFVGFCFLTNQWQRTAPGPGTAQAGDAARAAITFSFFSILSWVALTVKALQRFRLGTDMSLFATEQLGAGAGQTYPGYPVGSGVEGTETYQSPPFTETLDTSPKGYQVPAY
- the SYNGR3 gene encoding synaptogyrin-3 isoform X1 is translated as MEGGSFGAGRAGAALDPVSFARRPQTLLRVASWVFSIAVFGPIVNEGYVNADSGPELRCIFNGNAGACRFGVALGLGAFLACAGFLLLDVRFQQISSVRDRRRAVLLDLGFSGLWSFLWFVGFCFLTNQWQRTAPGPGTAQAGDAARAAITFSFFSILSWVALTVKALQRFRLGTDMSLFATEQLGAGAGQTYPGYPVGSGVEGTETYQSPPFTETLDTSPKGYQVPAY